Proteins co-encoded in one alpha proteobacterium HIMB5 genomic window:
- a CDS encoding sodium:bile acid symporter family protein (PFAM: Sodium Bile acid symporter family): MEVVTKIVPFILALIMLGLGLGLKLEDFTRVFKTPKDFFVGLISQLIILPIVAYILVLVLRTPPEIAIGVMIIAAAPGGVTSNILTRFANGDVALSISLTAIISLISIVTVPLIVLTSAEVFGITNISQNISMTGIAMKMFLVVTVPVFLGMIIRKFAENFVASKVEMFNKLNMVFFAIFFVAAFYEERENLINFIVQAGLIALILNLTMMAIAYYLAKTFASGVKQQKCIALECGLQNGTLAIFVSTQIFGTDILYAIPTGAYAFIMYVTGFIFVYFLKNKS, encoded by the coding sequence ATGGAAGTCGTTACAAAAATAGTACCATTCATCCTTGCGCTTATAATGCTTGGATTAGGATTAGGATTAAAGTTAGAAGATTTTACAAGAGTATTTAAAACTCCTAAAGATTTTTTTGTCGGTCTTATTTCGCAATTAATAATACTTCCAATAGTTGCATACATTTTAGTTTTAGTTTTAAGAACTCCACCAGAAATTGCAATCGGAGTTATGATAATAGCTGCTGCTCCAGGAGGAGTTACATCGAATATTTTAACAAGATTTGCTAATGGTGATGTTGCTTTATCAATTTCATTAACAGCAATTATTAGTTTGATTAGTATAGTTACTGTCCCATTAATTGTTTTGACATCTGCTGAAGTTTTTGGAATTACAAATATATCTCAAAATATTTCAATGACTGGAATAGCTATGAAAATGTTTTTGGTTGTAACAGTTCCTGTTTTCCTTGGAATGATTATTAGAAAATTTGCAGAAAACTTTGTGGCTTCAAAAGTTGAAATGTTTAACAAATTAAACATGGTATTTTTTGCAATTTTCTTTGTAGCTGCATTTTACGAAGAAAGAGAAAACTTAATAAACTTTATAGTACAAGCAGGTTTAATTGCTTTAATTTTAAACTTAACAATGATGGCTATAGCCTATTACCTTGCTAAAACTTTTGCATCTGGAGTTAAGCAACAAAAATGTATTGCTTTAGAGTGTGGTCTTCAAAATGGTACTTTAGCAATTTTTGTATCAACTCAAATATTTGGCACTGATATTTTGTATGCAATCCCAACAGGAGCATATGCATTTATAATGTATGTGACTGGATTTATATTTGTTTATTTTCTAAAAAATAAATCTTAA
- a CDS encoding tetratricopeptide repeat protein (PFAM: Tetratricopeptide repeat) — translation MQRILKVIIIFFSLQTFVNADQKNLDQLFQKLKSENNQNIARSIEDQIWELWTTHNSDNSLTQMMSYGTILMNNRNYDEANRIFTKIINADPNWAEGWNKRATVYYYQKKYRLSQADIDKVIELENRHFGALSGQGMVQIKLDNLEKALDSYKKVLEIYPSNKAAQTLVDEIEKTIKEETI, via the coding sequence GTGCAAAGAATCTTAAAAGTAATTATAATTTTTTTTAGCTTACAAACTTTTGTTAACGCTGATCAAAAAAATTTAGATCAATTATTTCAAAAACTTAAAAGTGAAAATAATCAAAACATTGCTCGAAGTATTGAAGATCAAATTTGGGAGTTGTGGACTACTCACAATTCAGACAACAGCCTTACTCAAATGATGAGTTATGGAACCATTTTAATGAACAACAGAAATTATGATGAGGCAAATAGAATTTTTACAAAGATAATAAATGCAGATCCTAACTGGGCTGAAGGTTGGAATAAAAGAGCAACAGTATATTACTATCAAAAAAAATATAGATTATCTCAAGCAGACATTGATAAAGTTATTGAATTAGAGAATAGACATTTTGGAGCTTTATCTGGACAAGGAATGGTTCAAATTAAATTAGATAATTTAGAAAAAGCACTAGATAGTTATAAAAAAGTATTAGAAATTTATCCTTCAAATAAAGCAGCTCAAACTTTAGTAGATGAAATAGAAAAAACAATAAAAGAAGAAACTATTTAA
- a CDS encoding taurine catabolism dioxygenase, TauD/TfdA family (PFAM: Taurine catabolism dioxygenase TauD, TfdA family) encodes MSLKIFPKKKYTAAEIVCNLSSINKIDLANIKRALNEFGMVYFRNQNLNSKQYLSFAKKLGKPALYPRLKGLNQKFPEITVVQRKRKDKGPSFGEQFHTDSSYTKEPPKFTMLFSKLVPRKGLANTEFSSQYLAYENLPKKYKTQINKLSGTFSSKGPIAITTIERVKEKGKLNKELKANHKLVKTIGKKKSIYFSAGHFVGFNSRQNRKLNKLEKYLKKHQIKKKFQFSLEWEKNQLAIWDNRSMLHQATPFNGNRIMHRITIK; translated from the coding sequence ATGTCTCTAAAAATTTTTCCAAAAAAAAAGTACACAGCAGCAGAGATAGTTTGCAATTTATCTTCAATTAACAAAATAGACTTAGCAAACATTAAAAGAGCGCTTAATGAATTTGGTATGGTTTATTTTAGAAACCAAAACTTAAATTCAAAACAATATTTGTCTTTTGCAAAAAAACTTGGCAAACCTGCTTTGTATCCAAGACTTAAAGGTTTAAATCAAAAGTTTCCTGAAATTACAGTTGTGCAAAGAAAGAGAAAAGACAAAGGGCCAAGTTTCGGTGAACAATTTCACACAGATTCAAGTTATACAAAAGAACCTCCAAAGTTTACTATGTTATTTTCCAAACTTGTTCCAAGAAAAGGTTTGGCTAATACAGAATTTTCTTCGCAGTATTTAGCTTATGAAAATTTACCTAAGAAATACAAAACACAAATAAATAAATTAAGTGGAACTTTTTCTTCTAAAGGACCTATTGCAATTACAACCATTGAACGAGTAAAAGAAAAAGGAAAACTAAATAAAGAACTTAAAGCGAATCATAAGCTTGTAAAAACTATTGGTAAAAAGAAATCGATTTATTTTAGTGCTGGTCATTTTGTCGGTTTTAATTCACGTCAAAATAGAAAATTAAATAAGTTAGAAAAGTATTTAAAAAAACATCAGATTAAAAAAAAATTTCAATTCTCACTTGAATGGGAAAAAAACCAATTAGCTATTTGGGATAATAGATCAATGTTGCATCAAGCAACCCCATTTAATGGAAATAGAATAATGCACAGAATTACTATAAAGTAG
- a CDS encoding folate-binding FAD dependent oxidoreductase with glycine cleavage system aminomethyltransferase-like T-protein (PFAM: Aminomethyltransferase folate-binding domain; Glycine cleavage T-protein C-terminal barrel domain; FAD dependent oxidoreductase) — protein MEKNYPSSTKVVVIGGGVIGCSVAYHLTKFGWKDVVLLERDQLTSGTTWHAAGLVSQLGPTAAVTKIRKYTLDLYKKLEKEVDHSAGLRINGALSIAQTEGRWQELQRQATTAQLYDVDIQILDKDQMKKNYPMMHTEDLKGGVLMPGDGAADPSGVTHMLAKGARQGGAKIFEQSPVEKILTKNGRVHGVRVNGKDIECEYVVLATGMWSRQIGEKMGVSIPLYPAEHFYVITEPIENLSPTLPVIRDFDSSVYVKEDAGKLLIGIFEGKSIPAFDKTNKVPEDFSFGEFPENFDHFEPYLEASMKRFPVLEQAGIRKFFAGPESFTPDTNSLLGEVPEVKNLFVSCGLNSIGIGSGGGVGKVTAEWLMTGHINEDIFNYDIKRFQNFHSDLGFIKDRITESLGDLYGMHWPYKQHKTSRNVKTLPYHDNLKSFGACFGVSAGYERPMWFALDGEKAEYEYSYNYQNWYPSVEYETSNTIKNVGLYDLTPFSKFELKSDKAHQELQKICTSNIKHEVGKCTYTHMLNVDGGIETDLTVVCVGENHFRIISSAATRERDKFHINKHLSEGVELVDVTDDYCVFGIFGPKSRSLLKGLTKDDISHDNFKFATSKYIGIEGIKIWTQRLSYVGELGFELYVKTADAKKIYELLVDKGKDFNLSNCGMHAMDTMRMESGFLHWGHDISPEENQYQAGLNFTISYKKDVNFIGKEALLKIKDQKIDRKFAMFTLKDNKPGAPLLLHDEPIYLEDKIIGRTTSGNYSFNFKKNLTFGYIKNDHTNEDLQSKNLFVEVEKKKYPIDLITKPLKQTDFKNN, from the coding sequence ATGGAAAAGAATTACCCTTCGAGTACTAAAGTAGTAGTCATAGGAGGAGGGGTTATTGGATGTTCTGTTGCTTATCATTTAACTAAATTTGGTTGGAAAGATGTTGTCCTTTTAGAAAGAGATCAATTAACATCAGGAACCACTTGGCATGCAGCAGGATTAGTTAGTCAATTAGGTCCAACTGCAGCAGTAACAAAAATTAGAAAATATACTTTAGATCTTTATAAAAAATTAGAAAAAGAAGTTGATCATTCTGCAGGTCTAAGAATTAACGGTGCTTTATCAATTGCACAAACAGAAGGCAGATGGCAAGAGTTACAAAGACAAGCAACAACAGCTCAGTTATATGATGTAGACATTCAAATATTGGATAAGGATCAAATGAAAAAAAATTATCCAATGATGCACACTGAAGATTTAAAAGGAGGAGTGTTAATGCCGGGTGATGGTGCTGCTGATCCAAGTGGTGTAACACATATGCTTGCAAAAGGCGCAAGACAAGGAGGTGCAAAAATTTTTGAACAATCACCTGTTGAAAAAATTCTAACAAAAAATGGTAGAGTGCATGGAGTTAGAGTTAACGGCAAAGATATAGAGTGTGAGTATGTAGTACTTGCAACTGGAATGTGGTCTAGACAAATAGGTGAAAAAATGGGTGTGAGTATTCCATTATATCCAGCTGAACACTTTTATGTAATTACTGAGCCGATTGAGAATTTATCACCAACGTTACCTGTCATTAGAGATTTTGATAGTAGCGTTTATGTTAAAGAAGATGCTGGAAAATTATTAATTGGAATATTTGAAGGTAAATCAATACCTGCATTTGATAAAACAAATAAAGTTCCTGAAGATTTTTCTTTTGGTGAGTTTCCTGAAAACTTTGATCATTTTGAACCTTATTTAGAAGCATCGATGAAAAGATTTCCTGTCTTAGAGCAAGCTGGAATAAGAAAATTTTTTGCTGGTCCAGAATCTTTTACACCTGATACTAATTCATTACTTGGAGAAGTTCCTGAAGTTAAAAACCTATTTGTAAGTTGTGGACTAAATAGTATTGGAATTGGAAGTGGAGGTGGAGTAGGTAAAGTAACTGCTGAGTGGTTAATGACTGGTCATATCAATGAAGATATTTTTAATTATGATATAAAAAGATTTCAAAACTTTCACTCAGATCTTGGTTTTATTAAAGACAGAATTACAGAATCTTTAGGTGATTTGTATGGAATGCATTGGCCATATAAACAGCATAAAACTTCTAGAAACGTAAAAACACTACCTTATCATGATAATTTAAAAAGTTTTGGAGCATGTTTTGGTGTTTCAGCAGGTTATGAAAGACCAATGTGGTTTGCATTAGATGGAGAAAAAGCTGAATATGAATACAGTTATAATTATCAAAATTGGTATCCATCTGTTGAATATGAAACAAGTAATACAATTAAAAATGTAGGTCTTTATGATCTAACACCTTTTTCAAAATTTGAATTAAAATCAGACAAAGCACATCAAGAATTACAAAAGATTTGCACCTCTAATATTAAACATGAAGTTGGTAAATGTACTTATACTCATATGCTTAATGTGGATGGTGGTATTGAAACTGATTTAACAGTTGTTTGTGTTGGAGAAAATCATTTTAGAATTATAAGTTCAGCAGCAACAAGAGAAAGAGATAAATTTCATATTAACAAACATCTATCTGAAGGTGTTGAGTTGGTAGATGTTACTGATGATTATTGTGTGTTTGGAATATTTGGTCCAAAAAGTAGATCTTTATTAAAAGGACTTACTAAAGATGATATCAGCCATGACAACTTTAAATTTGCTACTTCTAAATATATTGGAATTGAAGGAATTAAAATTTGGACACAAAGATTATCTTATGTTGGTGAATTAGGTTTCGAATTATACGTTAAAACTGCTGATGCCAAAAAAATATACGAACTTCTAGTAGATAAAGGTAAAGACTTTAACTTATCTAATTGTGGTATGCATGCAATGGATACTATGAGAATGGAAAGTGGATTTTTACACTGGGGGCATGATATTTCTCCAGAAGAAAACCAATATCAAGCAGGTTTAAATTTTACAATTAGCTATAAAAAAGATGTAAACTTTATTGGTAAAGAGGCACTCCTAAAGATTAAAGATCAAAAGATAGACAGAAAATTTGCAATGTTTACTCTAAAAGATAACAAGCCAGGAGCACCATTATTGCTTCATGATGAACCAATATATTTAGAAGATAAAATTATTGGTAGAACAACCTCAGGAAATTATTCATTTAATTTTAAAAAGAACTTAACTTTTGGATATATAAAAAATGACCACACTAATGAAGATCTACAATCTAAAAATTTATTTGTAGAAGTAGAAAAGAAAAAATATCCAATTGATTTAATTACCAAGCCTTTAAAACAAACTGATTTTAAAAATAATTAA
- a CDS encoding Electron transfer DM13 (PFAM: Electron transfer DM13), whose product MRKILILLFTHSFVLTIGFGLGVYFLPILTAPKSIEISKINEYENKSLYQTEFVKNLRGSDPFHWGEAKVTISDEKITVNGSIAPGPDYKLYLTNEFTQHEDEFLPIKEMAQYVAEVKSFENFVVNVPSNIDVSKFNTVVIWCESFNEFITAAKYQ is encoded by the coding sequence ATGAGAAAAATTTTAATATTGTTATTTACCCATTCTTTTGTGTTGACTATTGGCTTTGGATTAGGTGTGTATTTTTTACCAATACTAACAGCACCAAAATCTATTGAGATAAGTAAAATTAATGAATACGAGAATAAATCATTATACCAAACCGAATTTGTGAAAAATTTAAGAGGAAGTGATCCTTTTCATTGGGGAGAAGCAAAAGTAACTATATCTGATGAAAAAATAACAGTGAATGGTTCAATAGCTCCAGGCCCAGATTACAAACTTTATTTAACAAATGAATTTACTCAGCATGAAGATGAATTTTTACCAATTAAAGAAATGGCTCAATATGTAGCTGAAGTAAAAAGTTTCGAAAACTTTGTTGTAAATGTTCCTTCAAATATTGATGTAAGCAAATTTAATACTGTAGTAATTTGGTGTGAAAGTTTTAATGAATTTATTACTGCAGCTAAATACCAATAA
- a CDS encoding Cephalosporin hydroxylase (PFAM: Cephalosporin hydroxylase), with translation MEPLEKIALKLGHRKQEFFHFFKHYDATLSHLRSEKISFLEIGIGGSKDPKDGGHSLKIWSEYFSKASLYALDLYYKDLKLNSRIKIFQGSQIDKKVLDNIHNVSGDFDIIIDDGSHKNSHQIETFKILFPKLKSGGYYFIEDVQTSYYLSDGGDGFYLNNKKTAINFFKTMIDRIHQVEHENPYSKPDYYSKNITEIIFVPNLIIIKKNENKSKSHILINNQKPIKGQSLLTLRKILKILKYNFHYIRSKIYYLIDYFKI, from the coding sequence ATGGAGCCGTTAGAAAAAATAGCATTGAAATTAGGTCATCGAAAACAAGAGTTTTTTCATTTTTTTAAACATTATGATGCAACACTAAGTCATCTAAGATCTGAAAAAATTAGTTTTTTAGAAATTGGAATAGGTGGAAGTAAAGATCCAAAAGATGGAGGTCATTCTTTAAAAATATGGAGTGAATATTTTTCAAAAGCAAGTTTATATGCACTTGATCTTTATTATAAAGATTTAAAATTAAATAGTAGGATTAAAATTTTTCAAGGATCACAAATTGATAAAAAAGTTTTGGATAATATTCACAATGTTAGTGGTGATTTTGACATAATTATAGATGATGGAAGTCATAAAAATTCTCACCAAATAGAAACATTTAAAATTCTATTTCCAAAACTGAAAAGTGGTGGCTATTACTTTATTGAAGATGTGCAAACTTCATATTATTTGAGTGATGGAGGAGATGGTTTTTATTTAAATAACAAAAAAACAGCAATCAATTTTTTTAAAACTATGATTGATAGAATACATCAAGTTGAGCATGAAAATCCTTATTCTAAACCTGACTATTATTCTAAAAATATTACAGAAATCATTTTTGTACCTAATTTGATAATTATTAAGAAAAATGAAAATAAATCTAAAAGTCATATTTTAATTAATAATCAGAAACCCATAAAAGGACAAAGTTTATTGACCTTAAGAAAGATTTTAAAAATATTGAAGTATAATTTTCACTATATTAGGTCAAAAATTTATTATCTCATTGATTATTTTAAAATTTAA
- a CDS encoding EamA-like family transporter (PFAM: EamA-like transporter family) — translation MIIAQFSFATNDALVKHIYQNFDELAVLNQIIFLRGICCLIFIGIFLSIKNQFNAKLIFSSNKLTLRGFLEALAAVGFFIGVAKLPFAMVYILLSLAPIIMTTFGALFLNEKVRWKRWTAVIVGFAGVVVVINPGELKFGYYFIFPILSALFLSIRDLVTKNMKTEHNSLQIAFITCLVVTIFFGFLSIYKIYSFNLEQSIILIISAFFLSFGYIFSVATIKAALVSVTSTFRYTAILWGILYGYFFFNETPEYNTYLGAVMIVISGLIIILRQKQLGKIK, via the coding sequence ATGATTATTGCTCAATTTTCATTTGCAACCAATGATGCTTTAGTCAAACATATCTATCAAAATTTTGATGAACTTGCAGTTTTAAATCAAATAATTTTTTTAAGAGGAATATGTTGTTTAATATTTATTGGAATTTTCTTAAGTATTAAAAATCAATTTAATGCAAAATTAATCTTTTCATCTAACAAATTAACTTTAAGAGGATTTCTTGAAGCTTTAGCTGCTGTTGGTTTTTTTATAGGAGTTGCAAAATTACCATTTGCCATGGTGTATATTTTATTAAGTTTGGCACCAATAATAATGACTACTTTTGGAGCTTTATTTCTAAATGAAAAAGTAAGATGGAAAAGATGGACAGCGGTAATAGTAGGTTTTGCTGGTGTAGTTGTTGTAATTAACCCAGGAGAATTAAAATTTGGTTATTATTTTATATTCCCAATTCTATCAGCACTTTTTTTATCAATAAGAGATCTAGTTACAAAAAATATGAAAACTGAACATAATAGTCTTCAAATAGCATTTATAACTTGCTTAGTTGTCACAATTTTTTTCGGATTTTTATCAATTTATAAAATCTATTCATTTAATTTAGAGCAAAGTATAATCTTAATAATATCTGCCTTCTTTTTATCCTTTGGTTATATTTTTTCAGTTGCAACAATTAAAGCTGCATTAGTTTCTGTTACTTCAACATTTAGATATACAGCAATACTTTGGGGTATTTTGTATGGATACTTTTTCTTTAATGAAACTCCAGAATACAATACATACTTGGGAGCTGTAATGATTGTGATCAGTGGACTAATTATTATCTTAAGACAAAAACAATTAGGAAAAATTAAATAG